The Anguilla anguilla isolate fAngAng1 chromosome 2, fAngAng1.pri, whole genome shotgun sequence genome contains the following window.
aaagaaaaaaaaaagactcactGCTTTTCAGACAAACAGAGTCGCTGTTAGAAGGCTTCCAGTTACCTTCTGAAAGGGGCTCTACGAAGAAAAGCTGAAAAGGCTGGAACTAATGGCTAGGGGACTGCGGCGACCCTGAACCGTATCGAATGTGTTTTAGGCCGATATGTGTCTTTCCTCGGTGATGCTAGTTTCATATCTGGCAGTCCAACTTTGTCTCCCTCTGCTCTAACCTGGGAGGCATTGAGGCTTTCCTGTTGACTTTGGCCATATTTATTTGGCCATATAACTTCCCAGTCATTAAATGTCAATTTCTGTAAAATGCTTTGTTGGAGACTAGTGAAATTAAGCACACTGTCaaaatactactgctactgttgctgctaccactactactgctactgctgctgctgttgctgctgttgctgcaaCTACTACttctacaactactactactaataatattaTCAAGCATCCAGAAAGTGATCTGAAATCTACTCAGTGCAATCAGTTTTATTCCTACACGCTGGAAGGTGTTGCAGAGTAAATAGCAAATAGTAAATAGTGTTACAGCTTCCTTTCATGTTGCCTGATATTCATAATGAAGGGCCATCGGTACAAGCCAGGAGACAGCAGGCTCTGCTCGGACTCGCGTTTCGTACCGACGCGACGCTCGTAAAACAGAATCGCCCACGCCCCTCAAATCCGCCGCTCTGGCGGGAAGCCCTGCGGCAGCGTACCCCCGGCTCGTCTCGGGACCCCCTCGCCGAAATTGTTCCCATATATCTGCCTCGTCACTATAAAAGATCCGTCGTGTCCGTCAAATCCCCAGCTGCCGTTCCGACCCGGCGGAAGAGAGCGcgataaaaataacaataaaaacaagaaacaaaaacaagcgcgtaaaaaaaaaaagccgtgCCCGTATTTTATCGCGTACGGCGTCGCGCGGCGCGACCGCGGagcgtttttttcttcctctttcttcgCTCCGAATTATTAATGCGATGAGCGGGAAGCGAAAAACGGACGACGACGTGGAGCACGTTCGCGGTTACTCGGCTAAACGGCGCGCTGCCGGTGACCCCCTCGGACTTCACGCAGCTTGCCTGCGCCTCGGATGCCAGGAAGATGGAGTCATGTCTCTCGGACTCCCGTATGGTGTCGTCCACGGGTCACTAATAATCTCATCAAAATCCGTAATGCTATTAAGGAGGCACTTTTACACTTGCCGTAATAGAATCAGCCTCAAATCTCCACCAAGCTACTCTGGGACTCAGGTTTCTTAGAAGTCTTTCTTTGGtcttgtaaaaacaaaaaacaaaaaaattagaTAAACGaacaataaaattaatgaaattatgaaCGCAGGTTCATGCTAAGATTATATAttcagaagaaaacaaataactTTATGGTCGGCAGGGGATCACGCCACAGTGTTCGCTATTTAGTCACAGAAACGGTTCATTTAGAGGTGGGTTGTTTTACTGCCCTCAATTTCCAAGAACACAGACAGGGGAGAAATTGCACACATATCCATTTCAGAAGATGTTAAGAGAGCCATATTGGgatttatgaataaaattatgCTCGGTTCGAGCTGCAAGAAGGAGCAAAGGATAGGATTAGCACTGAAGCCAAAGGGAATTTATTTCACTGGTCAATCGAGGCACCATTTAATATCGTTCCTTTAAGGCTCAAAGttcctgatttttttattttttcactctgACATTGATCATTGGTAGTGTGCCAAATCCCTCCAATAAACTGCCCTTCTTAGCACAACGGGCTCATAAATCAGTGAAATTGCCTGACACCCCCGGATCGAACCCGAGGGACACCGACTATACCTTCTTCCCCAGCTGTTCATTAAGAGGCTACCACACGGACACTTAGCTACAGGGGTCAGGACCTGTATTCGTGAAGCGTTTAAAAAAACGGGAGGGCTGATCGAAGGGAAAGTTTTACCGTTTAGCTCATCGTGGATAAGGTTAAACTGTAGATGGGAGAAGCCTAATCTTATATCAGCACTCCTAATCTGCGATGATTCATGAACACGGGCCCAGagttaataaaatgtatcatCAGATGATCTgggaccattttttttttaaattattttttttataccacAACAGTAAGGTTTGGCTATGGACCGGTGAAGCCTGAATTCTAGATGAGTGCTTCAAACCAGAGAAGCTTCATGAACATGGGAGCACCACGGTCAATAAAATGCATGATGCTGATCTTGGATCAGTTTTGCCGTTCAGCCCGTGATGGGTAATGTTGGAAATATGGACAAGGGATCAACATGACCCGAGATCAACATGGCCCTAGGTCAACACTTATACTCTGGGATGCTTTTGAATACAGGCCCAGGTCTCAGGAATTAATTTCGTTGCAGATGAAATTCAGAAAGCACACTCAGCTCTTAAAAACATGCGAGGCCACGGAACCCCAAATCAAAGGCCCGCTCGCATCATCCCCGTCCAGCGAGCTCATTTGCTTTGCAACAATTTAGCAATGAATAGGACAGCGGGACTCAAAGGACAGTGACGCACGCGGCTTGCTTCCGTTTCTGCGAAGCTACGGGGAGAATATGAAATCCAGAAAAACATTCACTACTCAACCAatagtcctgttttttttctttttttttttgtttgttttgttcaagtTCAAGTCGCCAACAGCACCCCAAGGcaacggggagggagggagaggatcAATCGGCAAAGACGACTTCCTCGTTGTTCACCAGCGCCCCCCACTGACCAATTAGGCGACCACAGTCTGAATCTACAGATAACAGAACgtatgatgagaacaggccatttagcCCATCTACACTTGCAATTTACCTACAAGCTAGAGACTATCTACTGCTCACCATTCCCCTACAGGCTAGAGAGTATCTAGTGCACACCATTCACCTACAGGCTAGAGTATCTAGTGCTCACCATTCACCTACAGGCTAGGGAGTATCTAGTGCTCACCATTCACCTACAGGCTAGGGAGTATCTAGTGCACACCATTCGCCTACAGACTAGGGAGTATCTAGTGCTCACCATTCACCTACAGACTAGAGAGTATCTAGTGCTCACCATTCCCCGACTAGTGCTCACCATTCACCTACAGGCTAGGGAGTATCTAGTGCTCACCATTAACAGTGGCGTgagaaagtatttgcccccttcctgatttcctctattgctGCATACAGAGAAGGGTGGGCTCATCCTTCAAGTCTGTTTCATTCCCATCTGCCCCCCCATCTGCAACGGTCACCCTAGGCTTGCTCTTGTGGGGTTTCAGGCTGGGGTTTACTGGGAAGCACATCGTcacaattgttttgtttttttatttgtttgtttttatgtgctaTGCCGCTAAATTTTGacttgattttgatttgactcTTCCAAACTTGACAGTGGTCGCAATGCACTGCTTCTCTCTACCATGAACACTCCCTCTCCTGTCCTTACCTCATTCTGTGGAAACGTCCGTCGAACCGGACACTTGAGGGAGGTTTCTGGCCAACCAGCTTGCgatagcaaaaaaagaaataaaagcagtgGTGAGATCTAATGATGCTTGTAATTGGAATTTAAGAGATAACACCTCAAGACCTTTTACAGCACATCGACAGCTGTTTAAACACAGAGTGACTGAATGGATTTCCACTAGACTGACTGATCCAAATAACACGAGGACCAGCTGGAATCTTGACAGGGATGAATTACATGCAGACTCTCAGCCTCTCCCTTGGAACAGCTCCTTAAAATAACCAGGCCGCTCTTAGACTTGCCTGTCAATCAATTTCACACTTAATCACTGCTTAGGATGAATCTATGACAAAGTAAAAACCCACAGAATTTGTTTGACGTGACACAGTGAATGTTTCTAAAACAGCTTTGTAAAAACCACAGACAGGCCTTTTTCTACGTCTACATAGGGGGTTGCCCTTGATATACCAAACCGAACAGTTTTCTCGAGTGCATTTTTCATGATTCATGACTTACTACTGCCAGCTCCCATTAGAACTAGCCTGAAAATTAAACGATGGCTGTGTGATAAACTATTAATAATTTGCACATGAGCAATGCCAAGCTGTCCTCCTCGAGATAAACCTGATAATTGGTCAACACTGGGACATGCAGCTAGGGCTTGTGGGTAATGGAATAACTCCATGGAAACATTGAAAGTTCTCCATGGTAACAATGCACTTGCCACCCCGTTAAATGAGACCATGCTTATTTTTGGCTCATTAGCACCCCTGGAGGCCTAATATTTACATGATCTTTTATTCAGCGGCACTTTTGTATGTAAATTTATCAGGAAACAAATCTAATTTACATCCATTGATAAAAGCAGTGGCTTAGAGGTAAATAAGGTTTGAATAATGTGAGGACAAGAGTACTGAATTAGCTTCACTACAAACAGCATCGGTTCAGGTATTGttttaaagatgttttgtgCTTAACAACATGCAAATACGCACACATTaagcattgtttcatttcaaatacacgCGCTGGAGTACAGGAGCCAAAGTATCAAAAATTgagtcactgtccaaatacttacagactgcactgtacatatGAGGTTgtatatgaggttaaagtgcagattgttaGCTTTACTTTGAGGgaacatccatattgggtgaccCACAAAGGAATGTCagctcctttctttctctgtgcttTGACAACAATATTTAGAGGGATGTTAATATACTGAGAAACCATACTGCACATCCAGTCAGAGGGAGCACTCATCATGTATTAATTCACCAAATcacctttttgtgtttttctaaaTGAAACAAACCTCTCCAGCTATTTCAGGCCAAGTTATGTTCAGCTGTTGGAGTTTAACAGTAATGCCACGGTGATGCACATCCCCTTAATTAACTACGTATCAGGAGTAAAGCACCAACATGTCGAAACTGCAGAGCACTCAGAGATACTCTCGATTGGCTTTCACGCATCACACTAAACTATAATACCCATCTCTCTGCCAGGTTCAGCTTCactataatatttttttttttttgtgtgcttaaaCCAcaatatgcagccttttttacatttaacctGCAGAAGTGACTCTGGAAGCAAGCCAGAGAATGATTCGACATTTATCCCAGATCTTTAAATGTCACCTCTAATTAAGCTTTCACAAGAGCCTTTAATTATGAGATAATACAATAAATAGCACAAATGGcctgataatatatttttaaaaaaggaatataacgAAGCTGTTGGATGCCTGCACTTGGAACCCTGCCTTCTTTAACTGAAATGCCTTTCCTGTTTTCCAGGCATGTGACTACGGTTTATttccatttgtcatttttagcGAGACAATAACCCAGCTGAGATTtcagataaaaatacatttccccgTTGTACACAAGTAAGGACATAAAACAatgcctcttttttttggctgctaTTAgttgggttcttttttttttttttttcatttgcaaactTGGTTATGTGCCAAGATAATGAGGGGATGCAACAGTCACTCTctcacattttgaaaaatattttttcttcaaaatacaATTGTATCTCTATTCTCTTCATCGTTCTGAGAGATAGATCTTCATTTGGTGCCGATACGCACCCTCCTAATAGAATTTCTCAGTCTCCCGCAGTTTTCATTAGCTTTGATTCCTCTGACAGAAACTTGAATGCAACACATTCTGCaccgatttaaaaaataataacaataataatacacccccacaccccaccccatgGTGATTCTTAATACTGTTCTGCATTAATAGCTTTGTCTTCCAATGAATCAAAACTTTTGCTAAGCGGTCATTGTACAGTCCTCTATACAACCAGCAAAAAGTATTTCTAGACACGTAAGTTCCCATGGATGAAAAGTGTCTGGACACCCCtaggtctggggctgttttccatgcaaattttggatgagatgttggatgtcaggcgTCCACGTACTTTTGGCCATCTAGTGTATTAGAAAATGCAATTCCAGGAAGTTGTTTTGTTGGACAACGCAAGTGTACAgctcatgtatttatttcagttatattcAGTCAGCCATGCTGTGTACAActccacgcccccccacccccacgccccaaAGGGTGATAGAATATTCTCAGTAATCCATTGTGTGAACACTAGAGGGCGGACGAGAGCACAGTGAAAAGAGACGTGCAGAGAACAGGCAGTACCTGATTTTCttccagaaaacaaacagagctgtctaaaaatataaaatcaggGTTTAATTTGTCTCATTTTAGGCCCAGACTCTGTTAATGTAAAAACAagttgcaaatataaaaatgataatgataacaTAATCAACGTAGTCTGTACACATCGTGCTGAATATGCAGTCTCCAAACAGTGCTGAATTTGTATCTCACACGCCAAACAAATCACGGGCCGTCCGTCATTCACAGCTTTCTTCTCAAAAATATCGCTAAACTGTCATACACCACAGTTATCACAAAAATATTACCCCTGAATTATCATCATttaacatgtactgtatatccaGTTGATGCTTTGGTATGGGGAACCCATTTTTCAGACTAATACAGacacattgatttattttttttattttttgatttataaaatatttatccagTTACCTAACTTTATCAACACAGTTCTACacaatttttatgcatttattcaaaacattttatacgAACTTTATATGAACTGTCTGCTCACCAGCTTTGCAGTTACTGTATAAATGCTAAATACTGCACATTTATTTGAGCGTGCGTTCATTAAACAGTATCAGTAGCCTGCACCACATTTATGTTCAACAAcctgtattaaaatatttaaaatattttctcaataaaaacaacacaaaacaatacaTATAACAACCACTTCATATAATTCAGCGGTTCTTACAGAAGAAGCTTCTTAGCCTGAATATAGGCTGCATTTCAGAATTTATCTGGTCCAGAGCTACTCGTGCAGAAGGAGTACACTGGCGCCCCCTGCCTGTCCAAAGACGTGCCTGAACTGTACAGGGGGTCTCTCACAAGTTCTGGAAGCACACCAAGAACTGGGAGAGTGCCGAGCTGGCAGTGAAAACGGaccaggtttttcttttttcttttttttttttttttaatgacgaAGACACTTTTATCGACAGATAAAACGAAACGCGTATTACCACGAGAGCCGCAGATACAAACGCGAGATTTTACTGCCCCTCCTTCGATCGGTCCGCGGAGGTCGGCCGGCTGAGCTTGCCGAGCTCGCCGAATGAGGCGCTCCCTGAGCCCCTCCTCGCCGGTTtcgcctgaaaaaaaaaaaaaagagcgatTTTCCCCAGGAAATACAGCGAACGAAAACGCAATTCACACAGACGCAAAAGCACCGCCTCGAATACCAGATATTCTTATATGACTTCTTTCATCATTTTAACCTGGGAGAAAATAAAGCACACCCCCGGCACCAGCTACAGTAATGCTCCCTCGTGGTTTATTCAAAGTTTCGACCCGAGAGGTCTTCGTCTGGCATGCGGTATGATGAGGAAGACCTCTTGGGTCGAGACGTTGCGCGTGAAGAAACCACAAGGGAGCATTTGCTGGTGTGCgggcagacctgggtcaaatacgtatttgttttggattcatatacttttctgtgctctattgatcttgcctggtgtaactgagcctgccaatatgaccagaaggtggggtatgcactttttgagagtatttcattggttccaatacaccaggcaagataagtaaagcgtagaaaagtatttgaatgcaaagcaaatacgtatttgacccaggtcggTGAGCAGGTATCCTTGATTTCTTCATTGTCTCATTCTACTGCCCTGAATCTGGCCACGCCAGTTGGATGTGCCTGCGCCACCTTCTTTTCACTGTTTTAATCTGCGTGCTATTCATTAGCCCACGTCTGCACGCCAGGCCTTCTAAACGCCACTCCATCACTGTAATTAACTGAACGGTGCATTATTAAAGAGCGCCTTATTCTGAAGGAAGAGCcgcgtgagtgagagagagagccgaaGAAGCCTTCCGGGCGACCTCGACAGACCTGCGACTCGTGGGGCTTCCAGCCAATCATGTACAAGATCTCAAACGTAGCCGGAACCGAGCCATCTTCGTGCCCGTACATTTCTGAGGGAGATTAAAAAAAGCCAGTAActgttagaattttttttacagtctctctctcgtctctcacTTGCAGCAGCATTTGCGTACAGTATTTTGTATCTTTCAAACTCTCCCTGACATTAGGCCTCAGTCTCACCTTGGTAAATGGCGGCAGCAGCCAATATGGTGTCTCTGTGCAGCATGGACTTCCGGTTCCAGGCACAGTTGCTTTCTCCCATTCCTGAGAGGACAATTCAATGGGTCACAATGGGCAGAAATatcacacgcatacatgcagaATCCATGACAATTACATAAATCAGCAGCCTTTTATCGTCAAACCAAATGTGTGTTATGCAAACAAGTAGCTTCTCTTTTATTCGTATAGTGAACATGGCTTGGAAATACCTTGCAAGTCTTTCATCACTTCAAGCATTCCTGGGTAATGTACCTGGATTTCATCAACAtcctatatttaaaaagaaataaaacggtaaatacacacactttaTTATATACATGACATActgcacatactcacatgcgatgtaaaaatgtatgcagttaaaatgtcaaatttatcCTTTTATGTTTGAAATGTCAAAGATAAATGCTTGATTTATTATCTAACCAAGTACAGTAATGCAGCACAAAGATTCTCGAGACCTAAAGGTGAGCctatggctttttaaaatttattttcacattaaagtTAGTTTTGTTATCGCCCTTAAAGTTCCCCTGAGATGAAGGGTGGGACTTTACCACGGTGAGCATGGTGAACCCCGCCCGCCCCATCAGGTTCCCCAGGTCGGTGACTGCGGTGTAGGGGGAAACGTGGGGGGcaaagcccccctccctctccagttcGGCCAGCTGCAGGGAGCAGCGCAGCTCGTACAgcgtctccccccccaccatggCCCCGATGAACACCCCGTCCGGCTTCAGGACATGCTGGATCTGCACGGAGAAATGCCTTAAAATTCCTCGCGCTGCCACCCTCCCCAAACGCACAGGGAGGTGTATTTTATACACCTAAAATACACACTACCAcccacccctgcaccccctccccaacaaaaccttaatatcaatCTTATCCTGGCCCTTCTCCCTCCCAGAAATATCAAACtcaatttggattttttttctctctcttttcagtCACATTTAACTGCCCTTGCTCTGATGCCAAAAAAGTGAAAGTGAGTCTCGGTAAAGATGGAATGGATGGGTACGCATTCCATACACCAATTCCCCGCTGAAATATCATCCGCCTGACATTTACTGAAAAAATCTTTACAAAAAGGGCCACTGGTGGTCCATGCCGTTACATAACATTTCTGATAATTCTCGCGCTTGTGAGAGAAAACATTAATCTACCTGTCGGAAAGCTCCGGGAAGATCGTTAATCCAGTGCAAACTGCAGggaccagagagagggagagagggagggagggagggggggaggagagagagagaggtaccgTTGTTTACTTCTTCTGTCATCTGTGTGAAC
Protein-coding sequences here:
- the ndufaf5 gene encoding arginine-hydroxylase NDUFAF5, mitochondrial isoform X1, which codes for MPTHCVMADEEFLPFKENTFDLVVSSMSLHWINDLPGAFRQIQHVLKPDGVFIGAMVGGETLYELRCSLQLAELEREGGFAPHVSPYTAVTDLGNLMGRAGFTMLTVDVDEIQVHYPGMLEVMKDLQGMGESNCAWNRKSMLHRDTILAAAAIYQEMYGHEDGSVPATFEILYMIGWKPHESQAKPARRGSGSASFGELGKLSRPTSADRSKEGQ